From one Rhineura floridana isolate rRhiFlo1 chromosome 4, rRhiFlo1.hap2, whole genome shotgun sequence genomic stretch:
- the LOC133384296 gene encoding high affinity copper uptake protein 1-like — MPHSQHMDHKMNGSATPTPDPHAHHHTTASLEHMHDGGMMDMTFHFGYKKVPLLFSGLIINSAREMAGAFVAIFLLAMFYEGLKIARENLLRKSQVSIRYNSMPVPGPNGTVLMEMHKTVGQQMVSFPHLFQTVLHIVQVVVSYFLMLIFMTYNGYLCIAVAAGAGTGYFLFSWKKAVVLDITEHCH, encoded by the coding sequence ATGCCCCACAGTCAGCACATGGACCATAAAATGAATGGCTCAGCAACGCCCACCCCAGATCCTCATGCACACCATCATACCACAGCATCATTGGAACACATGCATGATGGAGGGATGATGGATATGACCTTCCACTTTGGCTATAAGAAGGTGCCTTTGCTGTTTTCCGGGCTCATCATCAACTCAGCCAGAGAAATGGCTGGTGCGTTTGTGGCCATCTTCCTCCTGGCCATGTTCTACGAGGGCCTGAAGATTGCCCGCGAGAACCTCCTCCGGAAGTCACAAGTCAGCATCCGCTACAACTCCATGCCAGTCCCAGGACCAAATGGCACCGTCTTGATGGAGATGCACAAAACAGTCGGGCAGCAGATGGTGAGCTTCCCTCACCTCTTCCAGACCGTGCTGCACATTGTCCAGGTGGTTGTCAGCTACTTCCTCATGCTCATCTTCATGACCTACAATGGCTACCTCTGCATTGCTGTGGCAGCAGGCGCAGGGACGGGCTACTTCCtcttcagctggaagaaggctgTCGTGTTGGATATCACAGAGCATTGCCATTAA